A part of Vigna radiata var. radiata cultivar VC1973A chromosome 11, Vradiata_ver6, whole genome shotgun sequence genomic DNA contains:
- the LOC106776573 gene encoding geraniol 8-hydroxylase: MDFVSSALLVLLAWTSIHATFSFLRRFRKPHHKLPPGPYPLPIIGNLLQLGNKPHQSLAKLSSIHGPLMSLKLGQITTVVVSSAEMAKEVLVTDDHLLSNRTIPQSVCVLNHENYSLAFIPVSPLWRDLRKICNGQLFARNSLDASQDVRRSKVQQLLSEIHRCCESGEAVDIGTAIFKTTINLLSNTIFSVDLAQSSDKAGEFKELITNITKLVGIPNLADHFPVLKMVDPQGIKKRQAKNVKKVLDIFSHLVDQRLKQREGTHVDVQNDMLDSLLNISGEKKMMDKTMIQHLSHDLFVGGTDTTTSTVEWAMSELVRNPKIMSKATEELELSIGRGNPVKESDIGRLPYLEAIIRETLRLHPPVPFLLPRKAETDVNVCGYTIPKDAKVLVNVWTIGRDSSIWENPNSFCPERFLGSDIDVKGRNFELTPFGGGRRICPGILLATRMMFLMLGSLINSFHWKLEDGFQPQDMNMEEKFGITLQKARPLRLVPVKK; this comes from the exons ATGGATTTTGTAAGCAGTGCCCTGCTCGTGCTGTTAGCATGGACCTCCATTCATGCTACATTTTCATTCCTAAGAAGATTCAGAAAACCACACCACAAACTTCCTCCTGGACCCTATCCTCTTCCCATCATAGGAAACCTTCTTCAACTGGGTAACAAGCCCCACCAATCATTGGCCAAGCTTTCCAGCATACATGGCCCTCTGATGAGTCTAAAGCTGGGCCAAATAACCACCGTTGTGGTGTCTTCAGCTGAGATGGCCAAAGAGGTGCTCGTAACCGACGACCACCTTCTGTCAAACCGAACCATTCCCCAATCTGTCTGTGTTCTGAACCACGAAAACTATAGCCTTGCCTTCATTCCCGTTTCCCCTCTTTGGCGCGACTTGAGGAAAATATGCAATGGCCAGTTGTTTGCACGCAACTCTCTCGATGCTAGCCAAGATGTTAGGCGTAGCAAAGTGCAACAACTCCTATCCGAAATCCACCGATGCTGCGAAAGCGGTGAAGCAGTGGATATTGGAACAGCAATCTTCAAGACCACCATCAATTTATTATCAAACACCATTTTCTCCGTGGATTTGGCTCAATCTTCTGACAAAGCCGGAGAGTTCAAAGAACTGATCACCAATATCACCAAACTGGTTGGAATACCAAACCTGGCCGATCATTTTCCTGTCTTGAAGATGGTTGATCCACAAGGCATAAAAAAACGTCAGGCTAAGAATGTGAAGAAGGTGTTGGACATCTTTTCCCACTTGGTTGACCAAAGGTTGAAGCAAAGAGAAGGTACACACGTTGACGTGCAGAACGACATGTTAGACTCTCTTCTCAACATCTCTGgggagaagaagatgatggacaAAACAATGATTCAACATTTGTCACAT GATTTGTTTGTTGGGGGAACTGATACGACGACGTCTACAGTGGAATGGGCGATGAGTGAGTTAGTACGCAATCCAAAGATTATGTCAAAGGCAACAGAAGAGTTGGAGTTAAGCATTGGTAGAGGTAACCCAGTGAAAGAATCAGACATTGGAAGACTTCCGTACTTGGAAGCTATAATAAGAGAGACACTTCGGTTGCATCCACCAGTTCCATTTTTACTGCCTCGAAAAGCTGAGACAGATGTAAACGTATGTGGGTACACTATCCCAAAGGATGCAAAGGTACTGGTGAATGTATGGACTATTGGAAGGGATTCGAGCATTTGGGAGAATCCAAATTCGTTTTGTCCAGAGAGATTTCTGGGGTCAGACATTGATGTTAAAGGGAGGAATTTTGAACTGACACCCTTTGGGGGTGGGAGGCGAATATGCCCTGGCATTTTGTTGGCTACGAGGATGATGTTCCTAATGTTGGGTTCCTTAATTAACTCCTTTCACTGGAAACTTGAAGATGGCTTCCAACCCCAAGATATGAACATGGAGGAGAAATTTGGGATCACCTTACAGAAGGCTCGACCATTACGACTTGTTCCTgtcaaaaaataa
- the LOC106777646 gene encoding preprotein translocase subunit SECE1, whose amino-acid sequence MAVQAFHHLRSPFPSSSHFPRFPPHSLRPKLTASLLFKPRPLTSIAISPLSERRRVPVAGVVEESQESSEPEPEVESKAELASELKKAMAERKEKEEDSLLSGVAREIEEIEWPKFGKVLGTSGVVLGVIFGSSVVLLTVNAVLAELSDRVFAGKGIQDFFS is encoded by the coding sequence ATGGCTGTGCAGGCTTTCCACCACCTACGCTCTCCGTTCCCATCAAGCTCGCACTTTCCAAGGTTCCCTCCCCACTCTTTACGACCCAAACTCACTGCTTCTTTGCTCTTCAAGCCCCGACCTCTCACCTCCATCGCAATATCGCCGCTCTCCGAGAGGCGCCGGGTGCCGGTGGCCGGCGTTGTGGAGGAAAGCCAAGAGAGTTCGGAGCCTGAACCGGAGGTGGAGTCGAAAGCGGAGTTGGCATCGGAACTGAAGAAGGCGATGGCGGAGAGGAAGGAGAAAGAAGAGGACAGCTTGTTGAGCGGGGTGGCGCGTGAGATCGAGGAGATTGAGTGGCCCAAATTCGGGAAGGTTTTGGGTACCAGCGGCGTAGTCCTCGGCGTGATCTTTGGTTCCAGCGTTGTTTTGCTTACTGTCAATGCCGTTTTAGCGGAGCTTTCTGATCGGGTATTTGCAGGCAAAGGGATTCAGGATTTCTTCTCCTGA